The following are from one region of the Streptomyces decoyicus genome:
- a CDS encoding DivIVA domain-containing protein, with product MFWFLLIAMVVVVAAVTLVVVGGGDGGGLRDAEPDRLYDPLPEDRPVARADVEAVRFPVTVRGYRMDEVDDVLDRLGAELAERDARIAELEAALAGAHASAMGGPGLIQDGPPVLGPVEETRPAPGPGAPEHPGTSEASGTDQEGGDRA from the coding sequence GTGTTCTGGTTCTTGCTGATCGCGATGGTCGTGGTGGTGGCCGCCGTCACCCTCGTCGTCGTCGGCGGCGGTGACGGCGGTGGGCTGCGGGACGCCGAGCCGGACCGGCTGTACGACCCGCTGCCGGAGGACCGCCCGGTGGCCCGCGCCGATGTGGAAGCCGTCCGCTTTCCGGTGACCGTCCGTGGTTACCGGATGGACGAGGTCGACGACGTCCTGGACCGCCTGGGCGCCGAACTCGCCGAGCGGGACGCCCGGATCGCCGAGCTGGAGGCCGCGCTGGCCGGAGCGCACGCCTCCGCCATGGGCGGCCCGGGGCTGATACAGGACGGCCCGCCCGTGCTCGGGCCGGTCGAGGAGACGCGGCCGGCCCCCGGGCCCGGCGCCCCGGAGCACCCCGGGACATCCGAAGCGTCCGGGACGGACCAGGAAGGCGGGGACCGGGCATGA
- a CDS encoding DNA-3-methyladenine glycosylase I yields the protein MSGVVTEPDGIPRCPWGMESAQMADYRAYHDTEWGLPVHGDDALFERMSLEAFQSGLSWITILRRRPGFRAAFADFRIAEVARFTDADAERLLADPGIIRNRAKIAATINNARIAAELAAGELDGLIWSYAPGRAGRPVPRTVSDLQPVTPESTALAKDLKKRGFRFVGPTTAYAMMQACGLVNDHLADCHVRQAVEAAAG from the coding sequence ATGAGCGGCGTGGTGACGGAACCGGACGGCATCCCGCGCTGCCCCTGGGGGATGGAGTCGGCGCAGATGGCCGACTACCGCGCTTACCACGACACCGAATGGGGCCTGCCGGTCCACGGCGACGACGCCCTCTTCGAGCGGATGAGCCTGGAGGCGTTCCAGTCCGGGCTCTCCTGGATCACGATCCTGCGCCGCCGCCCCGGCTTCCGCGCCGCGTTCGCCGATTTCCGGATTGCCGAGGTGGCGCGGTTCACGGACGCGGACGCCGAGCGGCTGCTCGCCGACCCGGGCATCATCCGCAACCGCGCCAAGATCGCCGCGACGATCAACAACGCCAGGATCGCCGCCGAGCTGGCCGCGGGCGAACTCGACGGCCTCATCTGGTCCTACGCCCCCGGCCGGGCCGGCCGGCCGGTGCCGCGCACGGTCAGCGATCTGCAGCCGGTGACCCCGGAGTCGACGGCGCTCGCCAAGGACCTCAAGAAGCGCGGCTTCCGCTTCGTCGGCCCGACCACCGCGTACGCGATGATGCAGGCCTGCGGCCTGGTCAACGACCATCTGGCGGACTGCCATGTCCGTCAGGCCGTGGAAGCGGCGGCCGGCTGA
- the chcB gene encoding 2-cyclohexenylcarbonyl CoA isomerase yields MADTVLYDVTDGLATITLNRPDAMNALNIEAKVLLRDTLKEAAADPAVRAVLLTATGRAFCVGQDLKEHIGLLAEDRANGTGATMNTVREHYNPIVTALTEMPKPVVAGVNGVAAGAGAGFALAADYRVVADSAAFNTSFAGVALTADSGMSWTLPRLIGHGRAADLLLFPRNISAQEAYDLGIANKVVPAGELAAEAAAVARRLAQGPTAAYAALKESLAYGAGHTLAETLGKEDELQGRAGASEDHRIAVEAFVKKEKPAFLGR; encoded by the coding sequence ATGGCCGACACCGTGCTCTATGACGTGACCGACGGACTCGCGACGATCACTCTCAACCGCCCCGACGCGATGAACGCGCTGAACATCGAGGCGAAGGTCCTGCTGCGGGACACCCTCAAGGAGGCCGCCGCCGATCCGGCCGTACGCGCCGTTCTGCTGACCGCCACCGGGCGCGCCTTCTGCGTCGGGCAGGACCTCAAGGAGCACATCGGCCTGCTGGCCGAGGACCGGGCCAACGGCACCGGCGCCACCATGAACACCGTGCGTGAACACTACAACCCGATCGTGACGGCGCTGACCGAGATGCCCAAGCCCGTGGTCGCGGGCGTCAACGGGGTCGCCGCGGGCGCCGGCGCGGGTTTTGCGCTCGCCGCCGACTACCGCGTCGTCGCCGACTCCGCGGCCTTCAACACCTCCTTCGCGGGCGTCGCGCTGACCGCCGACTCCGGGATGTCCTGGACGCTGCCCCGGCTGATCGGCCATGGCAGGGCCGCCGATCTGCTGCTCTTCCCGCGCAACATCAGCGCCCAGGAGGCGTACGACCTGGGAATCGCCAACAAGGTGGTCCCGGCCGGCGAGCTGGCCGCGGAGGCCGCGGCCGTCGCCCGTCGGCTGGCCCAGGGCCCGACCGCCGCGTATGCCGCCCTCAAGGAGTCGCTGGCCTACGGGGCCGGGCACACGCTCGCCGAGACCCTCGGCAAGGAGGACGAGCTACAGGGGCGGGCCGGGGCGTCGGAGGACCACCGGATCGCGGTCGAGGCGTTCGTGAAGAAGGAGAAGCCGGCCTTCCTGGGCCGCTGA
- a CDS encoding DUF3117 domain-containing protein, producing MAAMKPRTGDGPLEVTKEGRGIVMRVPLEGGGRLVVELTPDEAKALGEALDKVTV from the coding sequence ATGGCGGCCATGAAGCCGCGGACGGGCGACGGCCCGCTCGAGGTGACCAAGGAGGGGCGGGGCATCGTCATGCGCGTTCCGCTCGAAGGCGGCGGGCGGCTCGTCGTCGAGCTGACCCCCGACGAAGCCAAGGCCCTGGGTGAGGCCCTGGACAAGGTCACCGTCTGA